A portion of the Paenibacillus hamazuiensis genome contains these proteins:
- a CDS encoding sugar phosphate nucleotidyltransferase produces the protein MKGIILAGGTGSRLYPLTKVTNKHLLPVGKYPMIYHAIHALKRSEIEEILIVTGKEHMGDVVNLLGSGKEFNLSFTYKVQDQAGGIAEALGLAENFVGNDMMTVILGDNVFEDDISYYVKNFINQGTGAKILVKEVHDPERYGVPELSNNKIISIEEKPFKPKSNFAVTGIYMYDNSVFDYIKTLKPSHRGELEITDVNNRYIQNNNLTYDILQGWWTDAGTHSSWAKANELSKNINFGEEFGRIK, from the coding sequence GTAACAAACAAACACTTATTACCTGTTGGGAAATATCCAATGATCTATCATGCGATTCACGCATTAAAAAGAAGCGAAATTGAAGAGATATTAATAGTCACAGGCAAAGAGCACATGGGTGATGTGGTAAATCTATTGGGAAGTGGTAAGGAATTTAATCTTTCATTCACCTATAAAGTGCAAGATCAAGCGGGCGGTATTGCTGAAGCACTAGGTTTAGCGGAAAACTTTGTAGGAAATGATATGATGACAGTCATTCTAGGAGATAATGTTTTTGAAGATGATATATCTTATTATGTTAAAAACTTTATTAACCAAGGTACAGGTGCTAAAATACTAGTCAAAGAAGTACATGATCCTGAACGATATGGCGTCCCAGAACTAAGTAACAACAAGATTATTTCAATTGAAGAAAAACCGTTTAAGCCTAAAAGTAATTTTGCCGTGACAGGAATATATATGTATGATAATTCTGTATTTGATTATATTAAAACATTAAAACCATCTCATAGAGGGGAACTAGAAATAACGGACGTTAATAATCGATATATACAAAATAACAATTTGACTTATGATATATTGCAAGGTTGGTGGACTGATGCAGGGACACACAGTTCATGGGCCAAAGCAAATGAATTATCTAAAAATATTAATTTCGGTGAAGAATTTGGAAGGATTAAGTGA
- the rfbC gene encoding dTDP-4-dehydrorhamnose 3,5-epimerase — MNIIETSLPGVLIIEPKVHQDNRGFFMESYSQKEFDKNKLNYNFVQDNHSLSVELGVLRGLHYQLNPKAQTKLVRCISGSIYDVVVDIRKNSATFGCWFGIELSAINKRQLLVPKGFAHGFCTLEKNTEVVYKVDEYYDPQMDRGIYWNDPDIGISWPLNYPPILSEKDSKLPRLMEAEINFE, encoded by the coding sequence ATGAATATTATAGAAACAAGTCTTCCGGGCGTACTAATAATTGAACCGAAAGTTCATCAAGATAATCGTGGATTTTTTATGGAAAGTTATAGCCAAAAGGAATTTGACAAAAATAAATTAAATTATAATTTTGTACAAGATAACCATTCGTTATCTGTTGAATTGGGGGTATTACGAGGACTACACTATCAACTGAATCCTAAAGCACAAACTAAATTAGTTAGGTGTATTTCAGGGTCTATATATGATGTGGTAGTAGATATAAGAAAAAACTCCGCTACATTTGGTTGTTGGTTTGGAATAGAACTATCGGCAATAAATAAAAGGCAATTGTTAGTACCAAAAGGATTTGCACACGGCTTTTGTACATTAGAAAAAAATACTGAAGTTGTCTATAAAGTGGATGAATATTATGACCCTCAAATGGATAGAGGTATTTATTGGAATGACCCAGATATCGGGATATCATGGCCTCTGAACTATCCACCTATCTTATCTGAGAAAGATAGTAAATTACCGAGATTAATGGAAGCAGAAATAAACTTCGAATAA